The Manihot esculenta cultivar AM560-2 chromosome 8, M.esculenta_v8, whole genome shotgun sequence genomic interval ATTTGTTGGTCTCTGAAGGTTCCGCTGATGGTAGAATCGTACGAGCGCAAAATCTTATGCAGATAGCTATGAAGCGACTTCAAAAGGAGTTTTATCAAATTCTTTCCACCAATCGAGCCTATCTAGATCCTGAATCCGTCTCCGCCAGATCCTCTCGTGCCTCTACAAGATCCAGCACCTCTGATTATGATGATGATGGTTTTGCCGATGATGAAATTCGCGCTGCAGGCGATTCAATATCTGAAGTTGAACAAGTTTCGTCAATTGCCATGGCGGACTTGAGGTCCATTGCTGAGTGCATGATCTCTTCTGGATATGCCAAAGAGTGCGTGAGCGTTTACAAAATTATACGAAAGTCGATCATCGACGAAGGCATTTATCGGCTGGGCGTGGAGCGAATGAGCTCATCGCAAGTTAATAAGATGGACTGGGCAGCGCTAGATTTGAGAATAAAGAATTGGTTGGAGGCAGTTAAGATCTCTATGAGAACTCTCTTCACTGGAGAGAGAATCCTCTGTGACCATGTTTTCGCTATTTCCGATTCCATCAGGGAGTCTTGCTTCAGTGAAATATCCAGAGAAGGAGCTATTCTTCTCTTTGGATTCCCTGAACTTGTTGCTAAGACCAAGAAATCGCCGACGGAGAAAATGTTTCGCGTGCTTGACATGTACACCGCAATCTCTGAAAACTGGGCGGAGATTGAATCCATATTCTCTTTTGAGTCAACCTCCGCCGTCCGATCACAGGCTCTCAATTCACTAGTTCAACTCAGTGATTCCGTTCACACAGTGCTCTCCGATTTCGAGTCGAGCATCCAGAAGGACTCGTCCCGGACACCAATTCCAGGCGCTGACGTGCATCCCCTAACGTTCCATTCGATTAATTACCTTACTATACTTGGCGATTACAGTAGTATACTCTCTGATATTATCTCCGACTGGCCTCCTCCGGCAAAAACATCGCTACCTAAGTCATACTTCGACAGTCCAGATTCTGATGATACTCCTGCACCGCCTTTATCCGTTCGTTTCGTTTGGCTAATTCTGGTGCTTCTATGCAAGCTGGACGGCAAAGCCAGACATTACAAAGATGTATCTCTCTCGTATCTCTTCCTAGCCAACAATCTACAATACGTAATATCGAAAGTTCAGACGTCAAATCTCCAGTATTTACTCGGCGAAGAGTGGGTTACAAAGCATGAAGCTAAAGTGAGACAATTTGCGGAGAATTACGAGAGGTTAGCGTGGGGTCAGGTGTTCGCGTCATTGCCGGAGAATCCATCGGCCTCCATCTCGCCAGAGGAAGCCAAGGAGATTCTAAAACGATTTAATTCCAGTTTCGAAGCAGCATATGGGAAGCAGAATTCTTGTATCATATCGGACCCGAAACTCCGAGAGGAGGTGCAGGTTTCTATATCAAGGAAGCTGACGCCGGTTTACCAGGAGTTTCATAACAAGGTAATGATTATTGTACAGAGGCAAAGGAATATAAGGATACATATCAGATATTCTCCTGAAGACATAGAGAACTACCTGTCAGATTTGTTTTTTGGAGGGATTGACATGGGGAGCTCACCGTCATATTCTACTACGCCGTCGTCGTCGTCTTCTCATCGGCGGCGATCACGACTATCgagttgatttttatttatttatttattttaatttcaaaacaaACCCACGTGTACATTTGCAAACTTTGAAACATGTATTGCATGCGATGTTtggcaaattttaaaatatactttaataaattaatgttCACAAAAGTCTGATTTTCTTGCGACTTATGCAAAGCAAAATCTATATTAATGTGCCTATTTATATAGGACGCATAGGTTTATTAAACTTTTGacgaaaattattttattttattaattgtatACTTCATCGTAATTGAATTTGTAGACTATGAGTAACTTAATACTTAATGTTGTATGCACCGGAGAAATCaatctttttattaatgaaatttatttaaatttttagaagagaaaattaaagaaatacaTATAATTTGAGCACCTAAAATTACcatatggatttttttttatttacataaacctttttcaatttagtaaatttaatAGGCTACACTCGTCTAAATAGAGTGTTCAATCTCatttggataaaaaaaaatgattttataaaaaaatatattatttttttaaaaataattgctttaaagtattttttattaagatATTATAAAGAGGCGATtttctcataataataataacaataatgaaTCCTATTACAGGTGATTTCAATTTTTGATTCTGttagaagtttttttttttttttaaatcagaaAACATTCATTCGTTAAATGAAGCGAGTACAAGACCAGGCCCACTAATATTGCTAGAAGATCTAATCCAATCTAAGCCCAACATAGTGGTTTCTTAGGCATGAGAAACAGGTAGAACTTGAGACTTCAACGCATTATAGACGGTGGTGCAAGTCCCCACATACTAGCAACTAGGTTTATCATGCGCGGTCACTTAATTAAAATCTCCAACTCATCTGAAAAACTATATCAACCCATGCTTTAACTGAAATAGATAACTATTGGAAGAACTAAATCGCACTATACTGTCCTTATATTTATTGTTTtggtttgagtttttttttttccacctagaatcaaattaaaataaaaaaaaattaatattatatatttatttttagatgCATTTGTAaagtaaaattatctaaaattttaaattttattacaattatatccaaatttaaaacttaaattaGGGACAACGTGTTTTGATGAGGATTATGTTATTATACTCCTATGCTATAAAGATAAAtgctattaatataaaaaatttaaaatttatgttattttataatttaatttaaattttcagaaattggtataatttatcttaaaatctctaattttatttttctttattttcgtCTAACTTAGtataaaaaatcacaattttaatttttttttgtcactAATTTTAATAGAAATCGTAACATATCTCACATTTGttgattttttactttttaaatacaTTATCAAGTGTTCATCATAATAAATTTGACTATATTCATTATAAGAAACTATGTCAATGtaacaaaaaatagaaattatcgGCTTACTGTCTATAATGCTATTAATATTCTGTTATTGCTCAATAATATAAGTCAACACAGCACACACGTTCTATTAAAAgtaaatatgattaaaatttaaaagaattaagatAATCAAAACTAAAAGTGTTATCATGGCTTCTTACATCAAACATATAGGAATTAAGTATAATAAgattttagaaatttaatagtaaaagaTGATAAGTTTAAGCATTTTGAGtttcaattatattaattttgaaattgtagattaaattgtaaaatgttaAAAGTTTTGGAATCTTTTATATCAGTAACATTTATctatataatatatgagtataataaaataattcacatcataTTGTCATGTTAGTGAGACATACTCTCTGTAATTCAACTTTTAAATTTGGATATAATTGCAACAGATTTATACTTTTGAATAAttgtaaaattttgaattaaatcgtAAAATAATAaaggattttaaaattttcatgcaaaTAGTCCAATTTAACCTTTATctttaaacattttaaaataatttcaaccattaaaatactttataatttctacaacttttaattatatgagtgaataacatattattattttgataatttaaaatgCAAATAAGAATATTGCAATTTTATATGAACAATGATCAAGAATTAGActaagaataaaattaaaattaaagtaaaataaaattgaagtaAGAACGGAAATCAAATTATAACTATATTGAAATTGCTTAGAACTGAAATCAGAATCTAAATTTGATTTCAAGTGTGATTCCTAAAAATTAAAGAACTGAAATGGAAGTTCcatttcaattttagttctaaaaaatttattttaaaaaacttaacataaattgattttttttctcttttgtaaaaaataaacattagcaaaaattatttttaccatCATCTAGCATCTTCGATTAATATTCTTCATTTTAATGGTTTATCCATTAAGAATTGAGATTCTAATATAAAAAACTAATAAGGTATTACATTATGAAATTTTCAAGGGTAGTTAAAAGAACTCAACAATCATCcctaagaaataaataatagaacATCAAAACAAAACATCTAATAAGACTTTAAGCATATACCAAAAGACATATCAACAATTGTAAaagatgcaaaaaaaaaaaataatttttgacaAATTGCTCCAAAAGACAAACtaactaagaaaaaaaaaatacaaaacttTGGATAGAGATCCTAGTGCAAAACTTGAAGTTTTGCAGAAATCTGAAACACTTGATTAGAACAccaaatctgaaattttttttgattgtataaatatataatatgaatgttggaatgatgtttga includes:
- the LOC110620380 gene encoding exocyst complex component EXO70H1, with product MPRKGMRSICFHPKTLSFSTSPRSSPSRTSLSTPGRSFSESTMEQNIEVASSLIMKWNPETSTFAKVTSLFYENKREAMQFLKCVTDLQKAMHLLVSEGSADGRIVRAQNLMQIAMKRLQKEFYQILSTNRAYLDPESVSARSSRASTRSSTSDYDDDGFADDEIRAAGDSISEVEQVSSIAMADLRSIAECMISSGYAKECVSVYKIIRKSIIDEGIYRLGVERMSSSQVNKMDWAALDLRIKNWLEAVKISMRTLFTGERILCDHVFAISDSIRESCFSEISREGAILLFGFPELVAKTKKSPTEKMFRVLDMYTAISENWAEIESIFSFESTSAVRSQALNSLVQLSDSVHTVLSDFESSIQKDSSRTPIPGADVHPLTFHSINYLTILGDYSSILSDIISDWPPPAKTSLPKSYFDSPDSDDTPAPPLSVRFVWLILVLLCKLDGKARHYKDVSLSYLFLANNLQYVISKVQTSNLQYLLGEEWVTKHEAKVRQFAENYERLAWGQVFASLPENPSASISPEEAKEILKRFNSSFEAAYGKQNSCIISDPKLREEVQVSISRKLTPVYQEFHNKVMIIVQRQRNIRIHIRYSPEDIENYLSDLFFGGIDMGSSPSYSTTPSSSSSHRRRSRLSS